GAGGACATGGCCCCCTACTACAAGGAGGTGCGGGAGATGTGGCTGAAGGACACGGAGGCCCTGCGCCAGGAGCTGACCAAGGACCTGGAGGAGGTGAAGGAGAAGATCCGACCATTCCTGGACCAGTTCTCTGCCAAGTGGAcggaggagctggagcagtaCCGCCAGCGCCTGGCACCCGTGGCCCAGGAGCTGAAGGAACTCACCAGGCAGAAGGTGGAGCTGATGCAGGAGAAGCTGACCCCGGTGGCCGAGGAGGCCCGGGACCGCCTGCGCGGGCATGTGGAGGAGCTGCGCAAGAACCTGGCGCCCTACAGCGATGAGCTGCGGCAGAAGCTGAGCCAGAAGCTGGAGGAGATCCGGGAGAAGGGCATCCCCCAGGCTGCTGAGTACCAGGCCAAGGTGgtggagcagctcagcagcctgcGTGAGAAGATGACGCCCCTGGTGCAGGAATTCAGGGAGCGCCTCACCCCCTACACCGAGAGCCTCAAGACCCGCTTCATCACCCTTCTGGACGACCTCCAGAAGGCCGTGGCCTGAGCCGCAGGCCGGCGCAGCcagggactgaccccagccctgctcctgcggCCGCCTcggggctgctccctgccctgcccggggtGCTGCCCCTCAGGGGGCTCTGGGGATGGGCTGCGGGAGCCCCAGGCCAGGCCAGCCCTGGGGCATcctccctggggacccccctcctcccctcccactgcctcccttCCCCGAACCGGCCGGCGTTGCTCTCAGCTTTGCCTTCCTTTTGTCAAATAAATGTGACTTAAGTTATTGGAGCTCGCTCAGTCTTTGCAGTGGATGCTGGCGgggggcagcactgggggcaggggctgctctggTCAGGGGGTGCCGGGCAGACccggggggagtggggggacggggagctggcagggggggtgccctggggtgcagcctggctcagccccaCGCACGGCTCCCCCTGCACAAAgggcgctgccggggcagcGGAATGTGGCCGGGGCTGCTTTTGCCAGAGCTGGATCCCCCTGGCTCGTGGGAGCAGCACCCGGCTCCCGCCACCCAGGGCACGTGTATGTCTGTGTTGGGGGGTGGTGCACGATGCTCGCCCCACGGTGAGGGGTCCCGGTGCCCCAGCACACCTGTGTGCATCCCCTGCACTGGAAAGAGGGAGTAGCACCCCGACGTGggcacccgtcccagcccttcctcacCCCGCGGTGCACACTCCTCCTCGCCACCCCCCCAGTGACACCGCCAGTGCCGCCTGCTTCAGCACCGCTTTATTGCGAGAACCACGACAGTgggtggggagcggggggggAGACCCCAGCCTGCCGGGTCCCATGCAGCCCCCGGTGGGGCTATGGGGCCAGTGCCTGCTTCCAGAGATCCGccagctgctccttcagctgGGCCAGCCGCTGCTTCGCCTGGTCCGTGTTGTCAGCCAGCCAGCGCCTGCAAAGGGAGGGGGCTCAGCGTGAGGCACCCACCGGGCTCCCCCGTGGGCAGCGGCGCACCGCTGGGTGCCTGGGCTGatgcgggggcgcgggggcacCTGGCCTGCTGAGCCGCCTCCGACTCCTGCACCATGCTGAAGGCGGTCTGGGCCATGGCTGTGGCTTTCTGGGCATACTCCTTCACCTTCCTCACCAGCGACTCCAGCTCCTCGGGTGTGTCGGCCCCTGCCAGCACAAGCCTTGTGGAAGCAGGGGGACAGGGcggtggggctgtgccagccccatgcatgcaccccagcaccctgagccccatccccctgctcctgctgccgcCCTCACCCAGCTCTTACTTGCTCCCACCACCAGGACGGCCACGCAGACCAGCACAAACAGGAGCGATGCCCTCATGGCTGGGGAGAAAGCAGAGCACGTGGGGTGGGGTGGTAGGTGGGGGCCCACGCGCCCACAGGGGTCCCAACCTCGACCCTGTCCCCTTCCTGGTGTGACCCTCCCGAGGGGCTTCCCCACTCACCTGTGCCGGGCTCTGGACGTGGGGGCAGCCCGGGGCTCCCACTTTATaccctccccacagccaccccaggGGGGTGTTTGTGCAAAGGTCAGGGGCGGTGGGGCTGGCCGGCAAGGGGACAGGTCTGCAGACACCGTTCCCCCTGCCAGGTTTGCTGCAGAGGGGCCTGCCTCCCGGCCAGGAGTTGGGAAATCCACCAGCGACCGAGGCTGCTGGGGGTTCTGCGTGCATctgcgtgtgtgtgcacaggcacaCACGTGCGTGTGCTGGTGCGTGTGCAGCCAGCCCGGTGCCCGCTGCAGGGCACACCACGGTGAGGGCAGCTTTGGAAACAAGCCTGGGGCCGGCGTGGGCACACACAGCACAAGGGTGACATCCAGCGGCACCGGCCCCGGGCACGATGCCAGCAGACGGGCTCTGCCTGGGGGCACCGtgtggctgcctgggctggggtggctgctgcccCGGAGGCGCAGGCGGGCGGTGGGTGCCCGGGCTTTGCCCTCCGGCCGTGGGGCACTGCGAGGGCTCTTTGGACCCTGGCATTGCTGGCACCTGGCTGACCCCTGCCCCGCCAGCCGTGCCCTTCGCCCCAGCCATGGCGCATCGCtgccccacctgcagcctggagcaggTCCGGGCCGTGGGTGGGCTGGGCACGGGCTGCATCCCTGCGGCGTGTGCCAAGAGCCCGATGCCCACGGCCAGGGACGTGCGTGGCTCCCAGCTCCAGTCAAGGGCACACTGGCACCGTGTGGGTGCCACATCCCACAGCTGCGGGCTCCTGGCCGTTCCCTGTGGCACGGCTTCCTCCAGGAGCCCATGCTCGGAGTGAGCGATGCCGTCCCGCCCGTACACGGTCCCATGTGTCCCCATGCAGCCATCGCCACATCCCCCTGAGCCCATGTCCTGCCCCACTGCACACCCCGGCACAGCGCAGCCAACGGCAGAGCTGAGGGGTTCCTGCAGCGTCCCCCGGTCCCACCACACCGCAGATCCCAGGTACTGGG
This DNA window, taken from Falco cherrug isolate bFalChe1 chromosome 17, bFalChe1.pri, whole genome shotgun sequence, encodes the following:
- the APOA1 gene encoding apolipoprotein A-I, which produces MRAVVVVLALLCLTGTQARYFPQQDEPQAPLERLKDMVEVYLETVKASGKDAIAQFESSAVGKQLDLKLTDNLDTLAAAAAKLREDMAPYYKEVREMWLKDTEALRQELTKDLEEVKEKIRPFLDQFSAKWTEELEQYRQRLAPVAQELKELTRQKVELMQEKLTPVAEEARDRLRGHVEELRKNLAPYSDELRQKLSQKLEEIREKGIPQAAEYQAKVVEQLSSLREKMTPLVQEFRERLTPYTESLKTRFITLLDDLQKAVA
- the LOC102053632 gene encoding apolipoprotein C-III — encoded protein: MRASLLFVLVCVAVLVVGARADTPEELESLVRKVKEYAQKATAMAQTAFSMVQESEAAQQARRWLADNTDQAKQRLAQLKEQLADLWKQALAP